The proteins below come from a single Parageobacillus thermoglucosidasius genomic window:
- a CDS encoding DUF2249 domain-containing protein, with protein sequence MVGTIVELDVREDLQKKIEPFEKIMNAIKPLQSGDMFILHAPFKPIPLFPIMKAKGFTYEAEQIEKKHWKVTFIKQG encoded by the coding sequence ATGGTGGGGACGATCGTCGAATTAGATGTTCGTGAAGATTTACAGAAAAAAATTGAACCATTTGAAAAAATTATGAACGCGATTAAACCGCTTCAATCAGGAGACATGTTTATTTTGCATGCGCCGTTTAAACCAATCCCGCTGTTTCCGATTATGAAAGCAAAAGGGTTTACGTATGAAGCGGAGCAGATTGAGAAAAAGCACTGGAAAGTTACGTTCATCAAACAGGGGTGA
- a CDS encoding DUF2249 domain-containing protein, producing the protein MILDHRGLEPPQPMMRTLAALAKLQPGETLTIINDRRPMFLYEQLDELGYKHETIEREDGSFQITITKG; encoded by the coding sequence ATGATTCTTGATCATCGCGGACTAGAGCCGCCGCAGCCGATGATGCGGACATTAGCCGCGCTTGCAAAACTCCAGCCCGGAGAAACATTGACGATCATTAACGACCGCCGCCCGATGTTTTTATACGAACAGCTTGATGAACTCGGCTATAAACACGAAACCATCGAGCGGGAAGACGGAAGCTTCCAAATTACGATTACAAAAGGATGA
- a CDS encoding Crp/Fnr family transcriptional regulator, whose product MTNGWMKERLKNVPLFRELSDHELESLVSISHVRVYKPRTFVFMQGDPLERVYFIHSGTIKIYKTDMNGKEQIVSILQTGEMFPHAGFFLKGTYPAHAEVLEEATLIAISIDDFEKTLICYPGLCIKLFRVMGEKIVDLQNRLEEQILHNTYEQIIMLLLRLTKTNAVRQGKFYRLTAHVTNRELANMIGTSRETVSRTLSQLKRKGLIDVDKDGFYLIDAEGLKKEIFF is encoded by the coding sequence ATGACGAATGGCTGGATGAAAGAACGGTTGAAAAATGTTCCGCTTTTCCGCGAGTTATCCGATCATGAACTGGAATCGCTCGTATCGATCTCCCATGTGCGCGTTTATAAACCGCGGACGTTTGTGTTTATGCAAGGAGATCCGTTAGAGCGCGTCTATTTCATCCATTCCGGAACGATCAAAATTTACAAAACGGATATGAACGGAAAAGAACAAATTGTTTCGATTTTGCAGACAGGGGAAATGTTTCCGCACGCCGGTTTTTTCCTTAAAGGCACATATCCCGCACATGCGGAAGTCCTCGAAGAAGCGACGCTCATCGCGATTTCAATAGACGATTTTGAAAAAACGTTAATTTGCTATCCGGGATTATGCATCAAGCTATTCCGCGTCATGGGCGAAAAAATCGTTGATTTGCAAAATCGCTTGGAAGAACAAATTCTTCATAATACGTATGAACAAATCATCATGCTGCTTTTGCGCTTAACGAAAACAAACGCGGTGCGCCAAGGAAAGTTTTACCGTTTGACTGCACATGTGACGAATCGAGAGCTTGCCAACATGATCGGCACCTCGCGGGAAACGGTGAGCCGAACGCTAAGCCAATTAAAACGAAAAGGGCTGATAGATGTCGATAAAGACGGATTTTATTTGATCGATGCGGAAGGATTGAAAAAAGAAATTTTTTTCTGA
- a CDS encoding DUF2249 domain-containing protein: MSQFAAKIHAPDYEPRERHPAIFRLFDSLKPGEVMELTNDHDPRPLHYQFMMERPDQFTWEYLEEGPEIWRVAIGKK; the protein is encoded by the coding sequence ATGAGTCAATTTGCCGCAAAAATTCATGCGCCTGATTATGAACCGCGAGAAAGACATCCTGCGATCTTTCGCTTGTTCGATAGCTTAAAGCCGGGTGAAGTGATGGAGTTAACAAACGATCATGATCCGCGCCCGCTGCATTATCAGTTTATGATGGAACGCCCAGATCAATTTACTTGGGAGTATTTAGAAGAAGGGCCGGAAATTTGGCGTGTCGCAATCGGTAAAAAATAA
- a CDS encoding metal-sulfur cluster assembly factor, giving the protein MDIRELVLQQLRTVLDPELGINVVDLGLIYDLQISDGNIYILMTLTTPGCPLHDSIVGGVKRALEQIDGIRDVKVDVTWNPPWTPERMSEEALRQLGHF; this is encoded by the coding sequence ATGGATATTCGCGAATTAGTGCTTCAACAGCTTCGAACAGTTTTGGACCCAGAATTGGGAATCAATGTCGTTGATTTAGGATTAATTTATGATTTGCAAATCAGCGATGGCAACATATATATTTTAATGACGCTGACGACGCCGGGATGCCCGCTTCACGATTCTATCGTCGGCGGTGTTAAGCGCGCGCTTGAACAGATCGACGGTATCCGTGATGTCAAAGTCGATGTGACATGGAACCCGCCGTGGACGCCGGAGCGGATGAGCGAAGAAGCGCTGCGGCAATTAGGACATTTTTGA
- a CDS encoding nitric-oxide reductase large subunit, with product MEVNRSVRPSFRPERRTQNSFLKSILIFTILISFTVLLVGGYWIFKEMAPRPKEVRSESGDVLMTKETIIGGQAVFQKYGLMDYGTVLGHGSYMGPDYTAEALKIYTEGMQDYKAKDRYGKPFSQLAKEEKTIIRDEVIKEMRKNRYNPATDVLVLTDAQVYGLEKVRDYYRRVFTSGDGWGLQKGLIKESDMPKAHRAWVADSDQIQQIADFFFWTAWLSSTPRIGDHITYTNNWPYYEAAGNTMSFSAIWWSGASVTILILFIGMILFFFYRYQLSMQEAYKEGQFPVIDLHKQPLTSSQVKSGKYFAIVAVLFFIQSMFGALLAHYYVEPDRFFGIKWIHDLLPFNIAKSYHLQLAIFWIATSWLGMGIFIAPLVGGHEPKKQGIFVDILFWALVVLVGGSMIGQWLGVNGYLGNSWFLLGHQGWEYIELGRIWQIILVAGMLIWLFIVFRGIKSGLKQERDKGGLIHLLFYSAIAVPFFYIFAFFMKPDTNFTMADYWRWWIIHLWVEGIFEVFAVVVIGFLLVQMKLVTKSSTVRALYFQFTILLGSGVIGIGHHYYYNGSAEIWIALGAVFSALEVIPLTLLILEAYEQYKMMRDGGVHFPYKSTFWFLISTAVWNLVGAGVLGFLINLPAVSYFEHGQFLTPAHGHGAMMGVYGMFGIAVLLYSLRNIVKPEAWNDKWLKFACWMLNLGLAGMIAVTLLPIGILQMKEAFEHGYWASRSPDFLQQDVVQTLLTLRAVPDTIFLIGVIVLMAFSVKSLFHLRKPTHGEEEALPVVDFTKEE from the coding sequence ATGGAGGTTAATCGGTCCGTTCGTCCGTCTTTCCGTCCCGAACGGCGGACACAAAATAGTTTCCTTAAATCAATATTAATTTTTACGATTTTAATCAGTTTTACCGTTCTGCTTGTCGGCGGGTATTGGATTTTTAAAGAAATGGCGCCGCGCCCGAAAGAAGTGCGGAGCGAAAGCGGCGACGTGTTGATGACAAAAGAAACGATTATCGGCGGGCAGGCAGTGTTTCAAAAATATGGCCTGATGGATTATGGCACTGTACTTGGTCATGGCTCTTACATGGGGCCGGATTATACAGCAGAGGCATTAAAGATTTACACGGAAGGAATGCAAGATTATAAAGCAAAAGACCGATATGGGAAACCATTTTCGCAACTAGCAAAAGAGGAAAAAACGATCATACGTGATGAAGTAATAAAAGAAATGCGGAAAAACCGCTACAATCCGGCGACCGATGTGCTCGTGTTAACAGACGCGCAAGTATATGGTCTGGAAAAAGTCCGTGACTATTACCGCCGTGTATTTACAAGCGGTGATGGCTGGGGTTTGCAAAAAGGGCTGATTAAAGAGTCAGATATGCCAAAAGCGCACCGCGCCTGGGTAGCGGATAGCGATCAAATTCAGCAAATTGCCGATTTCTTCTTCTGGACCGCTTGGTTATCAAGCACTCCAAGAATCGGTGACCATATAACCTATACAAACAACTGGCCATATTATGAAGCTGCTGGAAATACGATGTCGTTTTCCGCCATATGGTGGAGCGGAGCAAGCGTAACCATCTTAATTTTATTCATCGGGATGATTTTGTTCTTCTTCTACCGCTATCAATTAAGCATGCAAGAAGCGTATAAAGAAGGGCAATTCCCGGTGATTGATTTGCACAAGCAGCCTTTGACTTCTTCGCAAGTGAAGTCAGGAAAATATTTTGCAATTGTTGCTGTGCTGTTTTTCATTCAATCGATGTTCGGCGCGCTGCTTGCCCATTATTACGTGGAACCAGACCGTTTCTTTGGCATTAAATGGATTCATGATTTGTTGCCATTTAACATTGCGAAAAGCTACCATTTGCAGTTAGCAATTTTTTGGATTGCGACATCATGGCTTGGCATGGGGATTTTTATCGCGCCGCTTGTCGGCGGGCATGAGCCGAAAAAACAAGGGATTTTCGTTGACATTTTGTTCTGGGCGCTCGTTGTGCTTGTCGGCGGCAGCATGATCGGCCAATGGCTCGGCGTGAACGGATATTTAGGAAACAGCTGGTTCTTGCTTGGCCATCAAGGCTGGGAATACATTGAGCTTGGCCGCATTTGGCAAATCATCTTGGTAGCAGGCATGCTCATTTGGCTGTTTATCGTCTTTCGCGGCATTAAGAGCGGCTTAAAGCAGGAGAGAGACAAAGGCGGATTGATTCACTTATTGTTCTACTCGGCGATTGCGGTGCCGTTCTTTTACATCTTTGCGTTCTTTATGAAGCCGGACACGAATTTTACGATGGCCGATTACTGGCGCTGGTGGATTATCCATTTGTGGGTAGAAGGAATTTTTGAAGTGTTTGCCGTTGTTGTGATCGGCTTTTTGTTAGTGCAAATGAAACTTGTCACAAAATCTTCTACAGTGAGGGCATTATATTTCCAATTTACGATTTTGCTTGGCAGCGGGGTTATTGGAATAGGCCACCACTATTATTACAACGGTTCAGCGGAAATATGGATTGCGCTTGGGGCCGTCTTCTCGGCGCTTGAAGTCATTCCGCTCACATTGCTTATTTTAGAAGCATATGAGCAATATAAAATGATGCGCGACGGCGGCGTCCACTTTCCTTATAAATCGACGTTTTGGTTTTTGATTTCTACAGCGGTCTGGAACTTAGTCGGCGCCGGTGTGCTTGGGTTCCTCATCAACTTGCCAGCCGTAAGTTATTTCGAACACGGCCAGTTTTTAACGCCGGCTCACGGCCATGGGGCGATGATGGGAGTATACGGCATGTTCGGCATCGCGGTATTGCTGTATTCGTTGCGCAATATCGTCAAGCCGGAAGCATGGAACGATAAATGGTTAAAATTCGCATGCTGGATGCTCAATCTCGGGCTTGCAGGGATGATTGCGGTGACGCTGCTGCCAATCGGCATTCTGCAAATGAAAGAAGCGTTTGAACATGGCTATTGGGCATCGCGTTCTCCAGACTTTTTACAACAGGATGTTGTCCAAACGCTGCTCACGCTCCGTGCTGTCCCGGATACGATTTTCTTAATTGGGGTCATTGTGCTGATGGCGTTTAGCGTCAAATCGCTATTTCATTTGCGCAAACCGACACATGGCGAGGAAGAAGCGCTTCCGGTCGTTGATTTCACCAAAGAAGAATAA
- a CDS encoding Cof-type HAD-IIB family hydrolase → MERHLIALDLDGTLLKDDKTISPFTKEIILRAKEEGHLVVIATGRPYRASKMYYEELGLTTPIVNFNGAFVHHPADRSWGIRHSPLPLDAVKDIIEVSETYSIKNILAEVVDNVYFHEHDEVLLDIVRLGNPTIQIGDLRYVLKDDPTSILIHTDRQHIEQIQSYLSDVHANILHHRRWNEPWHMIEIIRNGVHKAFGLKQIADYFHIPKERVIAFGDEDNDLEMIEWAGYGIAMGNAIEPLKQIADDITATNEEDGIGVYLKSLLKL, encoded by the coding sequence ATGGAGCGACATTTAATTGCATTAGATTTAGACGGTACGTTATTAAAAGATGACAAAACGATTTCCCCATTTACAAAAGAAATCATTTTGCGCGCCAAAGAAGAAGGGCATCTTGTCGTGATCGCCACGGGAAGACCTTACCGTGCCAGTAAAATGTACTATGAAGAACTTGGTCTCACGACGCCAATTGTCAACTTTAACGGAGCGTTCGTCCATCATCCGGCGGACCGTTCATGGGGGATCCGCCATTCCCCGCTTCCGCTTGATGCCGTCAAAGACATTATCGAAGTAAGTGAAACGTATTCCATCAAAAATATTTTAGCGGAAGTGGTGGACAATGTATACTTTCACGAACATGATGAAGTGCTGCTCGATATTGTTCGCCTTGGCAATCCAACCATCCAAATCGGCGATTTGCGCTATGTATTAAAAGACGATCCGACGAGCATTCTTATTCATACAGACCGGCAGCATATTGAACAAATACAATCATACTTATCTGACGTCCATGCGAACATATTGCATCACCGGCGCTGGAATGAGCCTTGGCATATGATTGAAATTATCCGCAACGGCGTCCATAAAGCGTTTGGTCTCAAACAGATCGCCGATTATTTTCATATTCCGAAAGAGCGGGTTATTGCGTTTGGGGATGAAGATAACGATTTAGAAATGATCGAATGGGCAGGTTATGGCATCGCCATGGGCAACGCCATTGAGCCGCTCAAACAAATCGCCGATGATATAACGGCAACGAATGAAGAAGACGGCATCGGCGTATATTTAAAATCGCTGTTAAAGCTGTAA
- a CDS encoding molybdenum cofactor guanylyltransferase encodes MKGMIGVVLAGGQSRRFGSPKAFAKLNGTYFFEIAVETLRAVAEDIYIVSHPSLLDRFRQKTAEKVITDDERYRGQGPLAGIYTVMKKSEAEWIFVLPCDMPFMRPETAVKLAKYADEKFDAVICAHFGRIQPLVGMYHRRTFTHIETLLQTKDNRMKSLLDHCHIRYVTEQDFWENEIVFCNVNTPDECDNIVT; translated from the coding sequence GTGAAAGGAATGATCGGGGTTGTTCTTGCGGGCGGGCAGTCGCGGCGTTTTGGCAGCCCGAAAGCGTTTGCCAAGTTGAATGGAACATATTTTTTCGAAATTGCTGTTGAAACGTTGCGCGCAGTGGCAGAAGATATTTATATTGTTAGCCATCCTTCCCTGTTGGACCGTTTCCGGCAAAAAACGGCGGAAAAAGTGATTACGGACGATGAACGGTATCGTGGCCAAGGGCCGCTGGCGGGAATTTATACGGTGATGAAAAAAAGCGAAGCGGAATGGATATTTGTGCTTCCGTGCGATATGCCGTTTATGCGGCCGGAAACAGCAGTAAAGCTTGCCAAATACGCGGACGAGAAGTTTGATGCGGTGATATGCGCGCATTTTGGGCGCATCCAGCCGTTAGTCGGCATGTATCACCGGCGGACATTTACGCACATCGAAACGTTGTTGCAGACAAAGGACAATCGGATGAAGTCGCTGCTTGATCATTGCCATATCCGCTATGTGACAGAGCAAGATTTTTGGGAAAATGAGATCGTATTTTGCAATGTGAATACACCGGATGAGTGTGACAATATTGTGACATAA
- a CDS encoding DegV family protein produces MSIQIITDSGCDLPYSYVQKHNIAFLPLLVHFNGKEFEDFVTIEPKQVYDAMRNGQIVKTAQANPLKMKELFTQYAKENRPCLYIAFSSQLSGTYQTAMAIRSELLEEYPEFQLTIIDSKCASLGQGLAVAKAAELAEKGMPYHLLCETIASYCHHMEHIFTVDNLEYLARGGRISKASAMVGGLLNIKPLLHVEDGKLIPLEKLRGRKKVLKRMVEIMGERGDDLQKQVIGISHGDDEEAALELKQLIEKTYGCSRFFICDIGGAIGAHAGPGTLALFFLNKYIEV; encoded by the coding sequence GTGTCAATTCAAATTATTACCGATAGCGGCTGTGATCTTCCATATTCTTATGTTCAGAAGCATAATATCGCATTCCTGCCGCTTCTTGTCCATTTCAACGGCAAAGAATTTGAAGACTTCGTCACCATCGAACCAAAACAAGTATACGATGCGATGCGCAACGGGCAAATCGTGAAAACCGCACAAGCAAATCCGCTGAAAATGAAAGAGCTGTTTACGCAATATGCGAAAGAAAACCGCCCTTGCTTATATATCGCGTTTTCTTCACAGCTGTCGGGTACATATCAAACCGCAATGGCCATCCGCAGCGAATTGCTTGAGGAATATCCCGAATTTCAGCTGACGATTATCGATTCTAAATGCGCTTCGCTCGGTCAAGGACTGGCAGTGGCAAAAGCAGCGGAGCTAGCCGAAAAAGGCATGCCTTACCATTTGCTATGTGAGACGATTGCCTCCTATTGCCATCACATGGAACATATTTTTACGGTTGATAATCTGGAGTACTTGGCGCGCGGCGGGCGAATCAGCAAAGCATCGGCGATGGTTGGCGGCCTTTTGAACATTAAGCCGCTTCTCCATGTCGAAGACGGCAAGCTCATTCCTCTTGAGAAATTACGCGGCCGCAAAAAAGTGTTAAAGCGCATGGTTGAAATCATGGGCGAACGCGGCGATGATCTGCAAAAACAAGTAATCGGCATCAGCCACGGCGACGATGAAGAGGCTGCGCTGGAATTAAAGCAGCTTATTGAAAAAACATACGGCTGCTCGCGCTTCTTTATTTGCGACATCGGCGGCGCAATCGGCGCCCACGCCGGACCGGGAACATTGGCGCTCTTTTTCTTAAATAAATACATTGAAGTATAA
- a CDS encoding DUF3813 domain-containing protein has product MGNRLFQEARKAVLQVKQAASGQADIELDRAIAIAKNALSSAYAHSNTAEKAQLRQFQAELDQFTP; this is encoded by the coding sequence ATGGGAAACCGATTGTTTCAGGAAGCACGCAAAGCAGTGTTGCAGGTGAAACAAGCGGCAAGCGGCCAAGCGGATATAGAGCTAGACCGCGCCATCGCTATCGCGAAAAACGCTTTATCTTCGGCCTACGCGCATTCCAATACGGCGGAAAAAGCGCAGCTGCGTCAATTTCAAGCAGAACTTGATCAATTCACTCCATAA
- a CDS encoding alpha/beta fold hydrolase, which translates to MVIIEKEIVAQVPVLHVVKQEKKEGRLPFILFIHGFTSAKEHNLHFAYLLAEAGYRVVMPDALYHGERGTSLSGHELQLKFWHVVRQMIAEVKWIKEEMEQRRLIDPDRVGIAGTSMGGIVTFGSLAVYPWIKAAVSLMGCPAYEMFFDELVKTAKKTGVAIPLSDEQLKQEKAQLVKYDLSKQPEKLAGRPLLIWHSECDQVVPYAYTYEFYEQIKPLYQGKEKSLKFISDATAGHKVTREALLETVKWFTAHV; encoded by the coding sequence ATGGTCATTATTGAAAAAGAAATAGTTGCCCAAGTGCCTGTACTGCATGTCGTTAAACAGGAAAAAAAAGAGGGACGATTGCCGTTCATTTTGTTTATTCATGGATTTACCAGCGCGAAAGAGCATAATTTGCATTTTGCGTATTTGCTTGCTGAAGCAGGATACCGCGTCGTGATGCCGGATGCGCTTTATCATGGGGAACGCGGCACGTCTTTATCCGGGCATGAGTTGCAGTTAAAGTTTTGGCATGTCGTCCGGCAGATGATTGCGGAAGTGAAATGGATCAAAGAAGAGATGGAACAGCGCCGCTTGATTGACCCGGATCGCGTCGGGATTGCTGGAACATCGATGGGGGGAATCGTCACATTTGGTTCGCTTGCTGTGTATCCGTGGATTAAAGCAGCTGTTTCGCTTATGGGCTGTCCCGCTTATGAAATGTTTTTTGACGAATTAGTCAAAACGGCAAAGAAAACGGGGGTTGCTATTCCGCTGTCCGATGAGCAATTGAAGCAGGAAAAAGCACAGTTAGTGAAATACGATCTTTCCAAACAGCCGGAGAAATTAGCGGGCCGCCCGCTCCTTATTTGGCACAGCGAGTGCGACCAAGTAGTGCCTTATGCTTATACATATGAGTTTTATGAACAAATAAAACCACTTTATCAAGGGAAGGAAAAAAGTTTAAAATTTATTTCCGACGCTACGGCAGGGCATAAAGTGACAAGGGAAGCGCTGTTGGAGACGGTAAAGTGGTTTACGGCGCATGTGTAG
- a CDS encoding TIGR04053 family radical SAM/SPASM domain-containing protein — translation MRDFNENPFIVIWELTRACQLKCLHCRAEAQYHRDPRELTFEEGKRLIDDIYEMDQPLLVFTGGDPLMRPDVFELAKYAIDKGLRVSMTPSATPNVTKEAIRKAKEIGLSRWAFSLDGPNAEIHDRFRGMPGSFDLTIKAIEYLHELDIPVQINTVISRYNVHALDEMAKLVEKLKCVLWSVFFLVPTGRGKESDMISPAEHEKVFRWLYETSKRVPFDIKTTAGQHYRRVVLQAKMREHQITGDGIRYEDVLMKGLTGQVDGLGRAPKGVNDGNGFVFISHIGDVYPSGLLPVKAGNVRETPLAEIYRNSPVFQDLRNPDKYKGKCGVCEFRYICGGSRSRAYAVTGDYLESEPYCIYIPKALRKKKKQPFS, via the coding sequence GTGAGGGACTTTAACGAAAATCCGTTTATTGTGATTTGGGAATTAACGAGGGCATGCCAGTTAAAATGTCTTCATTGCCGGGCCGAGGCACAATACCATCGCGATCCGCGCGAATTGACATTCGAAGAAGGGAAAAGGTTAATTGATGATATATATGAGATGGATCAGCCGCTTCTCGTGTTTACCGGCGGGGATCCGCTCATGCGTCCGGATGTATTTGAGCTTGCGAAATATGCGATTGACAAAGGTTTGCGCGTCTCGATGACGCCAAGCGCAACGCCAAACGTGACGAAAGAGGCGATTCGCAAGGCGAAGGAAATCGGTCTTTCCCGCTGGGCGTTTAGTTTGGACGGGCCAAACGCGGAAATTCACGACCGTTTCCGGGGGATGCCTGGTTCCTTTGATTTAACGATCAAAGCGATTGAATATTTGCATGAACTGGATATTCCGGTGCAAATTAACACCGTTATTTCCCGGTACAATGTTCATGCCCTTGATGAGATGGCAAAGCTGGTGGAAAAACTAAAATGTGTGCTTTGGAGCGTCTTTTTCCTTGTGCCGACCGGGAGGGGAAAAGAATCGGACATGATTTCCCCGGCAGAGCATGAAAAAGTGTTTCGCTGGCTTTATGAAACGAGCAAGCGCGTCCCGTTTGACATAAAAACAACAGCAGGGCAGCATTACCGCCGTGTTGTTTTACAGGCGAAAATGCGGGAACATCAAATCACCGGTGACGGCATCCGCTATGAAGATGTACTGATGAAAGGGCTGACCGGTCAAGTCGATGGGCTTGGCCGCGCGCCAAAAGGAGTCAATGACGGCAACGGATTTGTTTTTATTTCCCATATCGGGGATGTTTATCCGAGCGGGCTGCTTCCGGTCAAAGCCGGAAACGTCCGGGAAACGCCGCTCGCGGAAATTTACCGGAATTCGCCGGTTTTCCAAGACTTGCGCAACCCTGATAAATACAAAGGAAAATGCGGCGTATGCGAATTCCGCTACATTTGCGGCGGTTCGCGCTCGCGGGCGTATGCTGTCACGGGCGATTATTTAGAAAGCGAACCGTATTGCATATACATTCCAAAAGCATTGCGGAAAAAGAAAAAACAGCCATTTTCGTGA